Proteins encoded within one genomic window of Dyadobacter chenhuakuii:
- a CDS encoding phytoene desaturase family protein, which yields MYKQGYDAIVVGAGPNGLAAAITLQEAGLSVMLVEAKPTIGGGMRSAELTLPGFVHDICSAVHPTAVLSPFFKKLPLKDFGVEMIQPEFAAAHPFDDGKAAVLHQSVMGTAEGLGIDKKAYLDFMQPLVAELPGLLPDLLGPLKWPKHPIDLAMFGFKALPPATWTRKLFKTKEARGLWAGMAAHAIQPLQNIATSAFGIMLMAGAHLAGWPIPKGGSQSIADALAGYFLSIGGQIQTGFEVKSLDELPDAKAILLDITPRQLLKIAGNRLSPSYRKRLEKYRHGMGVFKIDWALHEPIPFTADACRKAGTVHLGNTFEEIAHGEKSMDRGKHVDKPFVLLAQQSLFDPGRVPAGKQAAWAYCHVPNGSDKDMTTIIEDQVERFAPGFRDTIIEKHTMNTAQMEAYNPNYIGGDINGGVQDILQLYSRPTLQVSPYRTSAEGVYLCSSSTPPGGGVHGMCGHHAAIQALKDVFKIDDITTERVK from the coding sequence GTGTACAAACAAGGATACGACGCAATAGTGGTAGGGGCCGGTCCGAATGGGCTGGCGGCGGCTATCACATTACAGGAAGCAGGGCTGTCTGTAATGCTCGTTGAAGCCAAGCCAACCATTGGCGGCGGCATGCGGTCGGCTGAGCTGACACTTCCCGGTTTTGTACATGACATTTGTTCCGCGGTGCATCCTACGGCGGTTTTGTCGCCTTTTTTCAAGAAACTGCCCCTGAAAGATTTTGGTGTGGAAATGATCCAGCCGGAGTTCGCGGCGGCACATCCGTTTGATGACGGAAAAGCAGCCGTTTTGCACCAGTCGGTCATGGGAACTGCGGAAGGGTTAGGGATTGACAAAAAAGCATATCTCGACTTCATGCAGCCCCTAGTGGCGGAGTTGCCGGGTTTACTTCCCGATCTGCTCGGACCGCTGAAATGGCCAAAGCATCCGATCGACCTGGCCATGTTCGGGTTTAAGGCGCTTCCGCCCGCAACCTGGACACGTAAACTTTTCAAGACAAAAGAGGCAAGAGGATTGTGGGCAGGCATGGCGGCTCACGCCATACAACCTTTGCAGAACATAGCCACATCTGCATTCGGGATCATGTTGATGGCCGGCGCGCACCTGGCAGGCTGGCCAATTCCCAAGGGCGGAAGCCAGTCAATCGCGGATGCGCTGGCCGGTTACTTTTTGTCCATAGGCGGGCAGATCCAAACGGGTTTTGAAGTAAAATCACTGGACGAGCTGCCAGACGCCAAAGCAATTTTGCTGGACATTACGCCCAGGCAGCTTTTAAAAATTGCTGGAAACAGACTGAGCCCTTCCTATCGCAAACGGTTGGAAAAGTATCGTCATGGGATGGGTGTATTTAAAATAGACTGGGCATTGCATGAGCCTATCCCTTTTACAGCCGACGCTTGCAGAAAAGCCGGCACGGTGCATTTGGGCAATACATTTGAAGAAATTGCGCATGGTGAGAAAAGCATGGACCGGGGGAAGCATGTTGATAAGCCGTTCGTCCTGCTGGCGCAGCAAAGCCTTTTTGATCCGGGACGCGTTCCGGCAGGTAAGCAGGCGGCCTGGGCTTATTGTCACGTTCCCAACGGCTCGGATAAGGATATGACAACCATTATAGAAGATCAGGTAGAGCGTTTTGCACCTGGCTTTCGGGATACGATCATAGAAAAGCATACGATGAACACCGCACAAATGGAGGCCTATAATCCCAACTACATTGGTGGGGACATTAACGGAGGCGTCCAGGATATTTTGCAGTTATATTCACGGCCTACTTTACAGGTTTCTCCATATCGCACTTCCGCTGAGGGCGTTTACTTATGTTCATCATCCACACCGCCGGGCGGTGGCGTGCATGGCATGTGTGGGCATCACGCAGCCATACAGGCATTGAAAGATGTTTTCAAGATCGATGACATTACAACAGAGCGCGTAAAATAA
- a CDS encoding formylglycine-generating enzyme family protein, with amino-acid sequence MKFLQTIYIGFFIGIIILSITGCDKKQTAEERKTDSLAHCIADGIPSRASAIRNASYIAEGKGDTTGMVWINGGKFLMGADEFPDSRPMHEVTVNGFYIDKHEVTNAEYAAFVKATNYKTVAERPLNPADYPGVPVDKLVPGSAVFTPTKTAVSLDNPLQWWNYVPGANWAHPEGPSSSIKGRENYPVTHVSYEDAAAYAKWAGKRLPTEAEWEFAAQGGKGNHTYYWGDELKPGNKWVANIYQGSFPDKNTKEDGFIAAAPVQTFPANPYGLYDMDGNVWEWCEDLYRPDYYQKSPKDNPKGPSDSYDPEEPGAVKRVQRGGSFLCSDDYCIRYKAGSRGKGEVTSGSNNLGFRCVKDKI; translated from the coding sequence ATGAAGTTTTTGCAGACCATTTATATTGGTTTTTTTATTGGAATAATAATCCTTTCCATAACCGGCTGCGATAAAAAGCAGACTGCGGAAGAAAGGAAAACAGACAGCCTCGCGCATTGCATCGCTGATGGGATCCCATCCAGGGCATCGGCGATCAGAAATGCAAGCTACATTGCTGAGGGAAAGGGAGATACAACTGGAATGGTGTGGATAAACGGCGGTAAATTCCTGATGGGAGCCGACGAGTTTCCCGATTCCAGACCTATGCACGAAGTTACTGTCAATGGTTTTTATATAGACAAACATGAGGTTACCAATGCAGAATATGCAGCTTTTGTAAAGGCAACCAATTATAAAACAGTGGCGGAAAGGCCTTTAAATCCAGCGGATTATCCAGGCGTCCCGGTGGATAAACTCGTTCCGGGCTCCGCCGTTTTTACACCAACAAAAACAGCAGTTTCCCTGGATAACCCGCTGCAATGGTGGAATTACGTGCCCGGAGCCAACTGGGCGCATCCCGAAGGCCCATCATCCTCGATCAAAGGCAGAGAGAATTATCCCGTTACGCATGTCTCCTACGAAGACGCCGCTGCATATGCCAAATGGGCAGGCAAACGGCTTCCTACCGAGGCAGAATGGGAGTTTGCAGCACAAGGAGGCAAAGGGAACCACACCTATTACTGGGGCGACGAACTGAAACCCGGAAACAAATGGGTGGCGAACATTTACCAGGGAAGTTTTCCGGACAAAAACACCAAAGAAGATGGTTTCATAGCAGCCGCGCCTGTGCAGACATTCCCAGCCAATCCTTACGGTTTGTACGACATGGATGGCAATGTGTGGGAATGGTGCGAAGATCTTTACCGACCCGATTACTATCAGAAAAGCCCCAAGGATAACCCCAAAGGCCCTTCGGATAGTTACGATCCCGAGGAGCCGGGTGCAGTGAAGCGCGTGCAGCGCGGCGGTTCTTTTCTTTGCAGTGATGATTATTGCATTCGTTACAAAGCCGGCAGCCGTGGAAAAGGCGAGGTCACCAGTGGCAGCAACAACCTGGGGTTTCGCTGTGTGAAGGATAAAATTTAA
- a CDS encoding RBBP9/YdeN family alpha/beta hydrolase: MSMHFLTVPGLASSGPQHWQTIWEQQYPQRFSRVQQENWDWPVKEDWVKQLDKQISELTGPTVLVGHSLGCITIAHWAQQHSSAHIEGALLVAPADAEMSKRLNFVVGFTPIPVKPFAFKTVVVASTNDIYATIGRSKTFADNWGSEFMNIGKKGHINAVSGLEDWKEGKAILESLSGVKLAE; this comes from the coding sequence ATGAGTATGCATTTTCTAACCGTTCCTGGTTTGGCCAGCTCGGGTCCGCAGCATTGGCAAACTATCTGGGAACAGCAATATCCGCAACGGTTCAGCCGCGTGCAGCAGGAAAACTGGGACTGGCCGGTAAAAGAGGATTGGGTGAAACAATTGGATAAACAAATCAGTGAACTAACAGGCCCTACCGTCCTCGTAGGCCATAGTTTGGGATGCATTACCATTGCACACTGGGCGCAGCAGCACAGCTCGGCTCACATTGAAGGAGCGCTGCTCGTTGCACCTGCCGACGCTGAAATGTCCAAGCGTTTGAACTTTGTTGTGGGATTTACACCGATCCCCGTTAAACCTTTTGCATTTAAAACGGTCGTAGTAGCGAGCACTAATGATATATACGCAACCATAGGCAGATCAAAGACATTTGCGGATAACTGGGGCAGCGAATTTATGAATATTGGAAAAAAAGGACATATCAATGCGGTTTCAGGTCTGGAAGATTGGAAAGAGGGTAAGGCAATTCTGGAAAGCCTGAGCGGTGTTAAACTTGCTGAATAA
- a CDS encoding YceI family protein → MFVFVFAGLLFNAAAMAGPDKKAADKTLTVDTKSSTITWGAKKVTGTHAGSVPVESGTLIVDGNKLKGGTFVADVKSLVVTDVTDKEMNGKLTGHLKSDDFFSVEKHPQAKLVISSVTPKGGDAYDVTGKLTIKGITQDVKFPATVKADAKKVTAVAKVTVDRTKYDIKFRSSNFFENLGDKAIDNDFTLDVNLVANK, encoded by the coding sequence ATGTTTGTTTTCGTTTTTGCCGGTTTGCTGTTCAATGCCGCTGCAATGGCTGGCCCTGATAAGAAAGCTGCTGACAAAACACTTACCGTTGACACAAAAAGCAGCACAATAACCTGGGGAGCCAAAAAAGTGACAGGAACGCATGCAGGCAGTGTGCCAGTAGAAAGCGGAACGCTGATCGTTGATGGTAACAAGCTGAAAGGCGGAACATTTGTAGCCGACGTAAAATCATTGGTTGTTACAGATGTTACCGATAAAGAAATGAACGGGAAACTAACCGGCCACTTGAAAAGTGATGATTTCTTCTCAGTAGAAAAACATCCTCAGGCTAAGTTGGTTATATCTTCTGTTACACCAAAAGGTGGTGATGCTTATGATGTAACGGGTAAATTGACCATCAAAGGCATTACTCAGGATGTGAAATTTCCTGCAACCGTGAAGGCAGATGCTAAAAAAGTGACTGCTGTTGCGAAAGTAACTGTGGACCGTACGAAATACGACATCAAATTCCGATCTTCCAACTTCTTCGAAAACCTGGGAGATAAGGCGATCGACAATGATTTTACATTGGATGTGAACCTGGTGGCGAACAAATAA
- a CDS encoding glycoside hydrolase family 130 protein has translation MKRFFTGLSISLLLLSGNAFAQKENNLPDWTFGGFQRPAGVNPVISPDSTSTFFCPMNKKQVDWESNDTFNPAAIIKNGKIVVLYRAEDKAGRAIGKRTSRLGYAESEDGITFKRRKEPVLYPAEDNQKKNEWPGGCEDPRVAVTEDGLYVIIYTQWNQDKARLGIATSRDLLKWEKHGPAFTKAFNGKFNEIWSKSGSIVTKLVGDKQVIAKINGKYWLYFGEANVNLASSTDLINWTPLVDKNENLVNLISPRKGFFDSNLTECGPPAIVTEKGIVLLYNGKNDKGEDGDKRFTPNSYCAGQVLFDKNDPSKVLDRLDVPFFRPMESFEKSGQYVAGTVFIEGMVYFKNKWLLYYGCADSRVGVAVYDPKTKTPGDPLP, from the coding sequence ATGAAAAGATTTTTTACCGGGCTTTCCATCAGCTTGCTATTGCTCTCAGGAAACGCTTTTGCCCAAAAAGAAAACAACCTTCCCGACTGGACCTTCGGCGGTTTCCAGCGCCCGGCCGGCGTAAACCCCGTCATTTCCCCCGATTCCACGTCCACATTCTTCTGCCCCATGAACAAAAAGCAGGTTGACTGGGAATCCAATGATACATTCAACCCCGCCGCGATAATTAAAAACGGCAAAATCGTTGTCCTGTATCGTGCGGAAGATAAAGCCGGAAGAGCCATCGGAAAGCGCACTTCGCGCCTGGGTTACGCCGAAAGCGAGGATGGGATTACATTTAAAAGACGCAAAGAACCCGTTTTATATCCTGCCGAGGACAACCAGAAAAAGAACGAATGGCCGGGCGGCTGCGAAGATCCGCGCGTGGCAGTGACCGAAGACGGCTTATATGTGATCATTTACACACAATGGAACCAGGACAAAGCGCGGCTCGGCATCGCGACTTCGCGGGATTTGTTGAAATGGGAAAAACACGGGCCTGCATTCACGAAAGCATTCAATGGGAAATTCAATGAAATCTGGTCAAAATCAGGCTCCATAGTAACCAAGCTGGTCGGTGATAAGCAGGTGATTGCGAAGATCAATGGCAAATACTGGCTTTATTTCGGCGAGGCCAATGTGAACCTGGCTTCCTCCACAGACTTGATCAACTGGACGCCATTGGTGGACAAAAACGAAAACCTGGTCAACCTGATTTCACCGCGCAAAGGCTTTTTCGACAGCAACTTAACGGAATGCGGCCCGCCAGCCATTGTTACTGAAAAAGGGATTGTCCTTTTATATAATGGTAAAAACGACAAAGGCGAAGACGGCGACAAGCGTTTCACGCCGAATAGTTATTGCGCTGGTCAGGTTTTATTTGATAAAAATGACCCTTCCAAAGTGCTCGACAGGTTGGACGTTCCTTTCTTTCGGCCCATGGAATCATTTGAAAAAAGCGGACAGTATGTTGCGGGAACCGTTTTCATTGAAGGAATGGTCTATTTCAAAAACAAATGGCTCCTATACTACGGCTGCGCCGATTCCCGCGTAGGAGTTGCTGTCTACGACCCCAAAACCAAAACCCCGGGCGATCCGCTTCCGTAA
- a CDS encoding fasciclin domain-containing protein: protein MKTSMKFTSFLAVALMTAFGAFAQEKSKMVGGAEMYPNKNIIENAVNSKDHTTLVAAVKAAGLVETLSGTGPFTVFAPVNAAFDALPAGTVDNLLKPENKATLTSVLTYHVIPGKVDSKSVAKMIKDGKGKAMAKTAQGAELTFSMDGKDLIVTDAKGNKGKVTIADVYQSNGVIHVIDTVLMP from the coding sequence ATGAAAACGTCGATGAAATTTACAAGCTTTCTTGCAGTGGCTTTAATGACTGCTTTTGGTGCATTTGCGCAGGAAAAATCTAAAATGGTGGGTGGAGCAGAAATGTATCCAAACAAAAACATTATCGAAAACGCAGTCAATTCAAAAGACCATACAACATTGGTTGCCGCTGTAAAAGCAGCAGGATTGGTTGAAACATTGTCAGGAACAGGCCCATTCACAGTTTTTGCACCGGTTAATGCAGCATTCGACGCATTGCCAGCAGGAACGGTTGATAATCTTCTGAAACCAGAAAACAAAGCAACGTTGACCTCAGTTTTGACTTACCACGTTATTCCTGGAAAAGTTGATTCTAAATCAGTTGCGAAAATGATCAAGGACGGAAAAGGAAAAGCAATGGCAAAAACAGCACAAGGCGCAGAACTTACGTTTTCCATGGACGGAAAAGACCTGATCGTTACTGACGCAAAAGGTAACAAGGGAAAAGTAACTATCGCAGACGTGTATCAATCTAATGGCGTGATCCACGTGATTGACACAGTTTTGATGCCTTAA
- a CDS encoding 3-keto-disaccharide hydrolase, whose amino-acid sequence MNSRFISAALMLAVLLSIGSQISCVAQKKEKGFVSIFDGKSLKGWDGDPKYWRVENGNLVGEITPETLLKTNSFIIWKGGEPADFELKGSVKIATAGNSGINYRSEQLTDVPFALKGYQADIDGKNNYTGQNYEERKRTTLAYRGQKTTIKPYTGENTPEAVRAGVKGNAWTGLEVTGSLGKSDSLKTLIKSEDWNEFHIVAKGNRLQHYINGVLMSDVTDNDTVNGKMKGLLGVQVHVGPPMKVEYKDLRIKQ is encoded by the coding sequence ATGAATTCCAGATTTATCAGCGCCGCGCTTATGCTGGCCGTTTTATTGAGCATCGGAAGCCAGATTTCATGCGTGGCCCAGAAGAAAGAAAAAGGCTTCGTATCCATTTTTGATGGCAAATCATTAAAAGGCTGGGACGGTGATCCGAAATACTGGAGAGTGGAAAACGGGAATCTTGTAGGAGAAATCACGCCAGAGACCCTTTTAAAAACAAATTCATTCATTATCTGGAAAGGCGGCGAGCCCGCAGACTTTGAATTAAAAGGTTCGGTGAAGATCGCAACAGCCGGTAATTCAGGCATTAATTACAGAAGTGAACAGTTAACAGATGTTCCTTTTGCATTGAAAGGTTACCAGGCCGATATCGACGGAAAAAACAATTATACAGGCCAGAATTACGAAGAGCGCAAACGAACAACGCTCGCTTATCGCGGCCAGAAAACGACAATCAAGCCTTATACAGGCGAGAACACGCCAGAAGCCGTTCGTGCCGGCGTAAAAGGCAATGCATGGACAGGCCTGGAAGTGACCGGTTCATTAGGAAAGTCTGATTCTTTAAAGACATTGATCAAAAGTGAAGATTGGAACGAGTTTCACATTGTGGCTAAGGGAAACCGTCTGCAACATTACATTAATGGTGTGCTAATGAGCGATGTAACGGATAATGACACGGTTAATGGCAAAATGAAAGGCTTGCTTGGCGTGCAGGTTCACGTGGGCCCGCCGATGAAAGTGGAATACAAAGATTTGCGAATCAAACAATAG
- a CDS encoding sugar phosphate isomerase/epimerase family protein, giving the protein MNKIGFNVLAWTAAVSDDLFPILDRLKGIGYDGAEFYLGPQESAAYQRVGNYTKDIGLETSAVMTLGADENPVSESVEVRQRALDKIKWAVDRAHDLNARIICGPFHSAHTVFVNRPAQDQEYALAGEVLHAAADYAAQANITFALEALNRFECYLCNTMEQLLKLVKAADHPNVRAMFDTHHSNIEEKKYATALQTIAPVLAHVHISENDRGTPGDGQVLWDDAFSSLAAIKYQGWLTIEAFSRNDPDFANAIGVWREFSDPWDIAENGYKFIREMSLKHGL; this is encoded by the coding sequence ATGAATAAAATAGGATTTAATGTGCTAGCCTGGACGGCGGCGGTTTCTGATGATCTTTTTCCCATACTCGACCGGTTGAAAGGCATTGGTTACGACGGAGCAGAATTTTATCTGGGCCCGCAGGAATCAGCTGCTTATCAGCGTGTTGGAAATTACACCAAAGACATTGGCCTTGAAACCAGTGCGGTAATGACGCTTGGCGCGGATGAAAATCCGGTAAGCGAGTCGGTGGAGGTTCGACAAAGGGCTTTGGATAAAATCAAATGGGCGGTAGACCGGGCGCATGACCTGAATGCCAGGATCATTTGTGGTCCCTTTCACTCGGCGCATACTGTTTTTGTGAACCGACCTGCTCAGGATCAGGAATATGCATTGGCTGGCGAAGTTTTGCATGCCGCTGCTGATTATGCGGCTCAGGCCAACATTACATTCGCACTGGAAGCGCTGAACCGTTTTGAATGCTATCTGTGCAACACCATGGAGCAACTGCTCAAACTGGTGAAAGCAGCCGATCACCCGAATGTGCGCGCCATGTTCGATACGCACCATTCCAATATTGAGGAGAAAAAATACGCAACTGCGCTTCAAACCATCGCGCCCGTTCTGGCGCACGTGCACATCAGCGAAAATGACCGCGGAACGCCTGGCGACGGACAAGTGCTTTGGGACGATGCATTTTCTTCCCTGGCAGCAATCAAATATCAAGGCTGGCTCACGATTGAGGCTTTTTCAAGGAACGACCCGGATTTCGCCAATGCCATCGGCGTATGGCGCGAGTTTTCAGATCCTTGGGACATTGCCGAGAATGGCTACAAATTTATCCGCGAAATGAGCCTGAAACACGGTCTTTGA
- a CDS encoding ThuA domain-containing protein, with translation MHKVLQSLLLTSIVAFIFCLKTANVRAQDFDAEMYRVVYKGDKGPGAGKNIVFIATDHEYRGEESLPALAKILAKNYGFTCTVVYALDSAGNIFPGGSNIKGLNVLEKADLLVMFMRFASFPDKEMQHIDDYVKRGGPIVAFRTSTHAFEIKNNPKWAHYSWDYKGDKANWKDGFGEYVLGETWVSHYGTNHKQSSKIIIEKGQEAHPIMTAVRDIWVQSGGYTAEPKGTVLARGQVLNGMTPTSEPDKTKELLPVAWIKEYQVEGGKKGRSFTTTHGASEDLLNEGFRRMVLNATFWAMGMEKGIKPSNDIAFVGPYKPTTFNFTGYKANVKPKDLAGWDSLIMPGEIIKKKTK, from the coding sequence ATGCATAAAGTCCTTCAATCCTTGCTGCTGACCAGCATTGTCGCTTTTATTTTCTGTTTGAAAACAGCCAATGTGCGTGCACAAGATTTTGATGCGGAAATGTATCGGGTCGTTTACAAAGGCGATAAGGGGCCTGGCGCTGGAAAGAACATTGTTTTTATAGCGACGGATCATGAATATCGCGGCGAAGAATCACTGCCTGCATTAGCAAAAATACTCGCTAAAAATTACGGCTTCACCTGCACGGTTGTTTACGCGCTCGATTCCGCAGGCAACATTTTCCCGGGCGGCTCCAACATTAAGGGCCTTAATGTTCTGGAAAAAGCCGATCTGCTCGTCATGTTCATGCGCTTCGCCAGCTTTCCGGATAAGGAAATGCAACACATTGACGATTACGTCAAGCGCGGCGGCCCGATCGTAGCATTCCGGACTTCCACCCACGCTTTTGAAATTAAAAATAATCCGAAATGGGCACATTATAGCTGGGATTATAAAGGCGATAAGGCCAATTGGAAAGATGGTTTCGGCGAATATGTGCTCGGTGAAACCTGGGTTTCCCACTATGGCACCAACCACAAGCAATCTTCCAAAATCATTATTGAAAAAGGCCAGGAAGCACACCCGATCATGACTGCTGTGCGGGATATATGGGTGCAATCCGGCGGCTACACGGCCGAGCCGAAAGGAACAGTGCTCGCCAGAGGACAGGTGCTCAACGGCATGACGCCCACTTCCGAGCCCGACAAAACCAAAGAACTGCTTCCAGTTGCCTGGATCAAGGAATATCAGGTTGAAGGTGGCAAAAAAGGCCGCTCGTTCACAACTACGCACGGCGCTTCCGAAGATTTGCTGAATGAAGGCTTCCGCCGTATGGTGCTCAATGCAACATTCTGGGCGATGGGCATGGAAAAGGGCATCAAGCCTTCCAATGACATTGCTTTCGTAGGACCTTACAAGCCTACGACATTCAATTTTACCGGTTATAAGGCCAACGTAAAACCAAAGGACTTAGCGGGTTGGGACTCGCTCATTATGCCCGGCGAGATCATCAAAAAGAAGACAAAGTAA
- a CDS encoding sugar phosphate isomerase/epimerase family protein codes for MSQTLPFRFGSEVYTWFMSNNGQTHQGRLGHMIEVISKARFTGIQPIFTWMGDLIDPDKLEAKLDEQGIELAALALALDWNESEETEREREVADHAIKVLQRFPGAVLNTVQIPTGRHDLAERQKRLVNIVNTVSRRAADKGVPCSYHPNSPHTSIIRTAEDYKIVLESLDSTVTGWTPDVGHIINGDMDPLSKMKEYQSLINHVHYKDWDGNPEFTLMGKGKVDLLGVTQWLKDIKYSGWIICEDEGKEALEDPDFVTTHDGNWIQNDLIPALR; via the coding sequence ATGTCTCAAACACTTCCATTTCGCTTCGGATCAGAGGTTTACACCTGGTTTATGAGCAACAACGGTCAAACGCATCAAGGCCGGCTGGGTCACATGATTGAAGTCATTTCAAAAGCTAGGTTTACGGGAATTCAACCCATTTTCACCTGGATGGGCGATTTGATCGATCCGGATAAGCTAGAAGCAAAGTTGGACGAACAAGGCATTGAGCTGGCGGCATTGGCATTGGCATTAGACTGGAATGAGTCAGAAGAAACGGAGCGCGAACGCGAAGTGGCGGATCATGCAATCAAAGTTTTGCAACGTTTTCCAGGTGCGGTTTTAAATACAGTACAAATCCCCACAGGTCGTCACGATCTTGCTGAACGCCAAAAGCGTCTTGTCAACATTGTAAACACAGTTTCACGACGTGCAGCGGATAAAGGTGTTCCATGCAGTTACCATCCCAATTCACCCCATACATCCATTATCCGCACGGCCGAGGATTACAAGATCGTGCTGGAATCGCTGGATTCGACGGTTACGGGCTGGACGCCGGATGTGGGCCACATTATCAACGGCGACATGGACCCGCTTTCGAAAATGAAAGAATATCAGTCGCTCATTAACCACGTTCATTATAAAGATTGGGACGGAAATCCTGAATTTACCTTAATGGGTAAGGGAAAAGTCGATTTGCTAGGCGTCACGCAATGGCTCAAAGACATCAAGTACAGCGGCTGGATCATTTGTGAAGACGAAGGAAAAGAAGCATTGGAAGATCCAGATTTCGTGACCACCCACGACGGCAACTGGATCCAAAACGACCTGATCCCAGCATTAAGATAG
- a CDS encoding alpha/beta fold hydrolase, with product MPTIKTNGINMYYEERGSGEPLLLIMGITAPGSVWNVHVADWKHHFRCIIGDNRGVGQTDKPAGAYTSEQMADDYAGLLDSLELENVNVVGCSMGSTIAQQLAIRHPKKVKSLVLMCPWARCDAYAKGLFQHIRNSKARFRPEEFSLYIQLLIFSKSSWDDPRKHEELELGRKQDAVNPYPQPLHGLEGQAAACINHNALNDLAKINQPTFVIGGREDIFTPVWMAEEVANGIPNAELFLYDKLGHAFHFENTDDFNQRVRDFLSKTH from the coding sequence ATGCCAACGATAAAAACCAACGGAATAAACATGTATTACGAGGAAAGGGGCTCCGGCGAGCCGCTTTTGCTGATCATGGGCATTACCGCGCCCGGGTCAGTCTGGAATGTGCATGTGGCCGATTGGAAACACCATTTTCGCTGCATCATCGGCGATAACAGGGGCGTAGGACAAACCGACAAACCCGCAGGCGCATACACCAGCGAACAAATGGCCGATGACTACGCCGGTCTGCTGGATTCACTGGAATTGGAGAATGTAAATGTTGTGGGCTGTTCCATGGGCAGCACCATTGCACAGCAACTCGCCATAAGACATCCCAAAAAGGTCAAATCATTGGTGTTAATGTGTCCCTGGGCGCGCTGCGACGCATATGCGAAAGGTTTATTCCAGCACATTAGGAACAGCAAAGCGCGGTTCAGACCCGAGGAATTTAGCCTATACATTCAATTACTGATTTTTTCCAAATCATCCTGGGACGATCCCAGAAAGCATGAAGAGCTTGAATTGGGCAGAAAACAGGATGCAGTAAATCCTTATCCACAGCCTTTACACGGCTTGGAAGGCCAGGCGGCCGCTTGCATTAACCACAATGCGCTGAACGATTTGGCAAAAATAAATCAACCAACATTTGTAATAGGAGGCCGGGAAGACATTTTCACGCCCGTTTGGATGGCAGAGGAAGTCGCAAATGGCATCCCGAACGCTGAGCTTTTCCTTTACGACAAGCTCGGACATGCTTTTCACTTCGAAAACACGGATGATTTCAACCAGAGAGTGAGGGATTTTCTCTCAAAAACACATTAA